In Oncorhynchus kisutch isolate 150728-3 unplaced genomic scaffold, Okis_V2 scaffold2179, whole genome shotgun sequence, a single genomic region encodes these proteins:
- the LOC116369370 gene encoding zinc finger protein 501-like, translated as MASVKLEDCSPTMELNIDIKDEEEEEKISHGMRPVTSTVRTNPACLSPSTLSPNLQSLGPDCDSGAQYALQDPEMASVKLEDCSQTLELNANIKDEEEEEKICGKSVSHGRLELSLKPVTSTVRTNPACPSPTTLSQNLQLRGPDCDSGAQFALQDPEMTSVKLEDCSQTLELNVNIKDEEEEEKIGKSVNHGDHVETFSISKEKQQEDHGAKRSHHCPHCEENFPILSKLKIHLKIHTGENPYSCTDCGKRFTTSGNLTVHQRVHTGEKPYSCPDCGKIFSRLSHLKRHEHIHTGVKPYSCSDCVKCYTTSAELKRHQRVHTGEKPYSCSDCGKSFSRQGFLKAHELIHTGVKPYSCSDCGKIFSQLGNLKRHERIHTGVKSYSCSDCVKCFTSSTELKVHQRTHTGEKPYSCSDCGKSISLLCNLKTHERIHTGMKPYSCSDCLKCFTTSTDLKVHQRTHTGEKPYFCSDCGKSFSQLCHLKRHQGKHKGETLYH; from the exons atggcatcagtgaagctggaagactgcagtccaACAATGGAACTGAATATtgacattaaagatgaagaagaggaggagaagattagtcatg GTAtgaggccggtaacatcaacagtgaggacaaacccagcctgcctctctccttccacactgagtccaaacctacagtcactgggtcctgattgtgacagtggagcccagtatgcactgcaggatccagagatggcatcagtgaagctggaagactgcagtcaaacactggagctgaatgccaacattaaagatgaagaagaggaggagaagatctgtgggaaatctgtttctcatg GACGACTAGAATTAAGTCTGAAgccggtaacatcaacagtgaggacaaacccagcctgcccGTCTCCTACCACACTGAGTCAAAACCTACAGTTAcggggtcctgattgtgacagtggagcccagtttgcactgcaggatccagagatgacatcagtgaagctggaagactgcagtcaaacactggagctgaatgtcaacattaaagatgaagaagaggaggagaagattgggaaatctgttaatcatg gagaccatgttgagacattctctaTATCCAAAGAGAAACAGCAGGAAGATCATGGAGCTAAGAGGTCTcaccactgcccacattgtgaggaGAATTTCCCAAttctatcaaagctaaaaatacacctaaaaatacacacaggagagaatccGTATTCCTgtactgactgtgggaagagattcacaaCATCAGGGAATCtgacagttcatcagagagtgcacactggagagaagccttactcctgccctGACTGTGGAAAGATTTTCTCTCGACTGAGCCacttaaaaagacatgaacatatacatacaggagtgaagccttactcctgctctgactgtgttaAATGCTACACAACATCAGCTGAGCTAAAACGTCATCAGAGagtgcacactggagagaagccttactcctgctctgactgtggaaagagtttctctcgacAGGGTTTTTTAAAAGCACATGAACTTATACATACAGGAGTGAAAccttattcctgctctgactgtgggaagattttctctcaactgggcaacttaaaaagacatgaacgtatacatacaggggtgaagtcttactcctgctctgactgtgtaaaatgcttcacatcatcaactgagctaaaagtccatcagagaacacacacaggcgagaagccttactcctgctctgactgtggaaagagtatCTCTCTACTCTGCAAtttaaaaacacatgaacgtatacatacaggaatgaagccttactcctgctctgactgtttaaaatgcttcacaacatcaactgacCTAAAAGtccatcagagaacacacacaggcgagaagccttacttctgctctgactgtggaaagagtttctctcaatTGTGCCACTTAAAAAGACACCAAGGTAAACATAAAGGAGAGACGCTTTACCACTGA